A portion of the Polaribacter cellanae genome contains these proteins:
- a CDS encoding LytR/AlgR family response regulator transcription factor, with product MIRAVIIDDEPKAIKGLTWELSNFEDELEVIATFTEPEKAIPYLNSSEIDCLFLDIEMPTMDGFQFLEKLNKKDFAVVITTAYNEYAITALKKEAIDYLLKPIDTDDLKETIAKIKKHSEKGFTANKFEDMLLKFNKKLNHKKITINTDGKLVFLEPKDIFYVASDGNYSTLFLADNKKIVVTKKLKEIDELLPTDHFFRIHNSYIINLHKIKEFLKTDGYVVLENNAKIPVSRQKKSAFLKKI from the coding sequence ATGATTAGAGCTGTAATTATAGACGACGAACCGAAAGCCATAAAAGGTCTTACTTGGGAATTGTCTAATTTTGAAGATGAACTGGAAGTAATCGCTACTTTTACAGAGCCAGAAAAGGCAATTCCTTACTTAAATTCCTCAGAAATAGATTGTCTTTTTTTAGATATAGAAATGCCAACTATGGATGGTTTTCAGTTTTTAGAAAAACTCAATAAAAAAGATTTTGCTGTAGTAATTACCACAGCTTATAACGAATATGCCATTACTGCATTAAAAAAAGAAGCCATAGACTATTTACTAAAACCTATAGATACAGACGATTTAAAGGAAACCATTGCAAAAATTAAAAAACACAGCGAAAAAGGATTTACAGCAAATAAATTTGAAGACATGTTGCTAAAATTTAACAAAAAACTGAATCATAAAAAAATTACCATAAATACAGATGGAAAATTGGTTTTCTTAGAACCAAAAGATATTTTTTACGTGGCTTCAGATGGCAATTACTCTACGCTTTTTTTAGCTGATAATAAGAAAATTGTGGTTACAAAAAAGTTGAAAGAAATAGACGAATTATTACCTACAGACCATTTTTTTAGAATTCATAACTCTTACATTATCAACCTTCATAAAATAAAAGAATTTTTAAAAACAGATGGCTATGTGGTTTTAGAAAACAACGCTAAGATTCCTGTTTCCAGACAAAAAAAATCTGCTTTTCTAAAAAAAATATAA
- a CDS encoding DUF4412 domain-containing protein, which produces MKLFKNIFVFIFIFSISGNVQAQFWKKLKKKAEEKISKIEDKVIDNLDKKTDKKIDETIDGKKKKQTKPSTELPKLKGGSSVLMLMNEGYEYQTEDIIISVYGKFTKDNLSSSVKTYNEDRVIKPVDAYPEGFALAYNKNGFLNPEKGQIIIHHADSTKAVFSLKGTWGFGDDKKPINASYVSLNVSKINDVRKTDYKRETNRNQQNSSVNKNNSNNIFKNSDNSSIEIPDTFSFTSSLEIEMTSNENDVAKMEFLLGDYKDIYAMSIASEEMGENGKVYNVITPKSITMFMDVAGMKMKKSVAQEQFSQANFGDKMPENPQNVQKTGATKNILGYTCYEYKYENDGGFVSVWATKDFPTMKKNINMLGMFEGSPIEGFVLEIDMKSKNETINMKAVKYNKNKNVTINTSAYKSMGF; this is translated from the coding sequence ATGAAACTCTTTAAAAACATTTTTGTATTCATTTTTATCTTTTCAATATCTGGGAATGTTCAAGCACAGTTTTGGAAAAAACTAAAGAAAAAGGCAGAAGAAAAAATATCTAAAATTGAAGATAAGGTAATAGACAATTTAGATAAAAAAACCGACAAGAAAATCGATGAAACCATAGATGGAAAAAAGAAAAAACAAACAAAACCATCTACAGAATTGCCAAAATTAAAAGGAGGCTCATCAGTTTTAATGTTAATGAATGAGGGTTACGAATACCAAACAGAAGACATTATAATATCTGTTTATGGGAAATTTACAAAAGACAATTTATCGAGTTCTGTAAAAACGTATAACGAAGATAGAGTTATAAAACCAGTAGATGCATATCCTGAAGGTTTTGCGTTGGCTTACAATAAAAACGGATTTTTAAATCCAGAAAAAGGGCAAATTATAATACATCATGCAGATAGTACAAAAGCCGTTTTTTCTTTAAAAGGAACCTGGGGTTTTGGAGATGATAAAAAACCAATTAACGCCTCTTATGTTAGTTTAAATGTTTCGAAAATTAACGATGTTCGAAAAACAGATTATAAGAGAGAAACGAATAGAAACCAACAAAACTCATCAGTAAATAAAAACAACTCTAATAATATATTTAAAAATTCTGATAATTCTTCCATAGAAATTCCAGATACGTTTTCTTTTACCTCAAGTTTAGAAATAGAAATGACTTCCAATGAAAATGACGTTGCAAAAATGGAATTTTTACTGGGAGATTATAAAGATATCTATGCCATGTCTATTGCTTCTGAAGAAATGGGCGAAAACGGAAAAGTGTACAATGTAATTACCCCTAAAAGCATTACGATGTTTATGGATGTTGCTGGTATGAAAATGAAAAAATCGGTGGCTCAAGAACAGTTTTCTCAAGCAAATTTTGGCGATAAAATGCCAGAAAATCCACAGAATGTTCAAAAAACGGGTGCCACAAAAAACATTTTAGGTTATACCTGTTACGAATATAAATACGAAAATGATGGTGGTTTTGTTAGTGTTTGGGCAACTAAAGATTTCCCAACAATGAAAAAAAACATAAATATGTTAGGCATGTTTGAAGGTAGCCCAATAGAAGGTTTTGTGTTAGAAATAGATATGAAATCGAAAAACGAAACGATAAATATGAAGGCTGTAAAATACAACAAAAACAAAAATGTTACGATAAATACATCAGCATATAAATCTATGGGATTTTAA
- a CDS encoding T9SS type A sorting domain-containing protein has protein sequence MKTKLLIALFFVSLVTNAQLRLIKDVKNYVKGYKSVTALEAVDNDIIISMAENLNPFEAGVYISNGTLENTYKLNGLENIQYTLNGLFGESYLINNEVFLFSNRLSSSSDNNRVFKINELKTSASLVAEADNHGIILRTNNNKIAEVNREYYPSEYVNFKTIPAGYNFFVKIFDENGTLEKSYTFNGNTGLDNPAEDINYLTRIVELFFWKGKYYFTGVNTQNRKDLYYFDDARQYKITKLHVYGNSNTAVAPNNFVLSDDFIYFNGLYRTWETAETGERSATEHGKEICFTNGTLDFGGNETTIPNFLTISANKAPYDGTRGYKALDTNSAYANSVPIYTNNNVVIYKDFADNKALKLIDASNALHTLIAITNDSDKYFIRNNKLYYLTSEFTTVLTYYLYEFNGNPNNVKKYQLPTNNGDNFRIITQNPYTISQKSNKVFFSGQFYNSPNVRRTAIISFDFKTTQFTEEKVFADDNVQISDIKRYNNGFVFKGEDDKIYSYNAEIRATQITPNSAGGKSAKKTNSAQQLTLNGVVYNASVASSNLATNEKLKIELLDTTSIYFKGKIKNLPNNSYAKSFYKITALNNSNHETTLTLSFNNTDFLTPITKESDVSLQAFENGNWVDLGDFTVDLANKKITLAHNFKANSALFIKNSAVLNVDNFEVSNANVKVFPNPSSAIINIQFKNNETLKSLEIYNIKGQKMNCIVDKKTSVINISTLSKGVYILKIKGEKASYSKRIIKN, from the coding sequence ATGAAAACAAAATTACTTATTGCTTTATTTTTTGTGAGTTTGGTTACAAATGCACAATTACGTCTTATAAAAGATGTAAAAAATTATGTGAAAGGCTACAAATCTGTAACTGCATTAGAGGCTGTAGATAATGATATTATTATAAGTATGGCAGAAAATTTAAATCCTTTCGAAGCTGGTGTTTACATTAGTAATGGAACATTAGAAAATACCTACAAATTAAATGGTTTAGAAAACATACAATATACTTTAAATGGTTTGTTTGGTGAGTCTTATCTTATTAATAACGAAGTATTTTTATTTAGTAATCGGTTAAGTAGCTCGTCAGATAATAATAGAGTTTTTAAAATAAACGAATTAAAAACATCTGCAAGCCTTGTTGCTGAGGCAGATAATCATGGCATTATTTTACGAACAAACAATAATAAAATAGCAGAAGTTAATAGGGAATATTACCCAAGTGAATATGTAAATTTTAAAACGATTCCTGCAGGCTATAATTTTTTTGTAAAAATTTTTGATGAAAATGGCACACTTGAAAAAAGTTATACATTTAATGGAAACACAGGTTTAGACAACCCTGCAGAAGATATTAACTATTTAACCAGAATTGTTGAATTATTTTTTTGGAAAGGGAAATATTATTTTACAGGTGTTAACACGCAAAACAGAAAAGATTTATATTATTTTGATGATGCTCGTCAATACAAAATTACAAAGTTGCATGTGTATGGAAATTCTAACACAGCTGTGGCTCCAAACAATTTTGTTTTAAGTGATGATTTTATTTATTTTAATGGTTTGTATAGAACTTGGGAAACTGCAGAAACTGGTGAAAGAAGTGCAACAGAACATGGAAAAGAAATTTGTTTTACCAATGGAACATTAGATTTTGGGGGAAATGAAACTACCATACCTAATTTTTTAACAATTTCTGCAAACAAAGCTCCTTATGATGGTACAAGAGGTTACAAAGCCTTAGATACAAACTCAGCATACGCAAATTCGGTGCCTATTTATACAAATAACAATGTTGTAATTTACAAAGACTTTGCAGATAATAAAGCACTTAAATTAATTGATGCATCAAACGCTTTGCACACCTTAATTGCCATTACAAATGATAGTGATAAATACTTTATTAGAAATAACAAATTATACTATTTAACATCAGAATTTACTACAGTATTAACCTATTATTTATATGAGTTTAATGGCAATCCAAACAATGTTAAAAAATATCAACTGCCAACAAATAATGGAGATAATTTTAGAATAATAACTCAAAATCCTTACACAATTTCTCAGAAATCAAATAAAGTATTTTTTTCTGGTCAGTTTTATAATTCTCCAAATGTAAGAAGAACAGCAATTATTTCATTCGATTTTAAAACAACGCAGTTTACAGAAGAAAAAGTTTTTGCAGATGATAATGTCCAAATTTCCGATATAAAAAGATATAATAATGGCTTTGTTTTTAAAGGAGAAGATGATAAAATATATAGTTATAATGCAGAAATAAGAGCTACTCAAATTACACCAAACTCAGCTGGAGGTAAAAGTGCTAAAAAAACCAATTCTGCTCAACAATTAACATTAAATGGAGTTGTTTATAATGCAAGTGTGGCATCATCTAACTTGGCAACTAATGAAAAACTTAAAATAGAATTATTAGATACCACCAGTATTTATTTTAAAGGAAAAATTAAAAACTTGCCCAATAATAGTTACGCAAAATCTTTTTATAAAATTACAGCTTTAAATAATTCAAACCACGAAACTACGTTAACGCTATCTTTTAACAATACAGATTTTTTAACTCCAATTACCAAAGAATCAGATGTTTCTCTACAAGCTTTCGAAAATGGAAATTGGGTAGATTTAGGGGATTTCACAGTAGATTTGGCGAACAAAAAAATTACGCTTGCACATAATTTTAAAGCGAACTCAGCACTTTTTATTAAAAATTCCGCTGTTTTAAATGTCGATAATTTTGAGGTTTCAAATGCAAATGTTAAAGTGTTTCCAAATCCATCATCAGCAATTATAAATATTCAATTTAAGAATAACGAAACTTTAAAATCACTCGAAATTTATAATATAAAAGGTCAAAAAATGAATTGTATAGTTGATAAAAAAACGAGTGTAATAAATATTTCCACTCTTTCTAAAGGAGTATATATTTTAAAAATTAAAGGAGAAAAAGCAAGCTATTCAAAAAGAATAATAAAAAACTAA
- a CDS encoding leucine-rich repeat domain-containing protein, with protein sequence MKTKLLIALLFVSIQIISAQSTTSIPDENFEKFLIKRGIDSDGTVNGKVLTSDIIDVTFLSIGIVDNVRDLTGLGSFTALKELYIQDNYLPNLNFTGNTNLKILSLSGTDTKSLNISNNTKLTELGIYGSLDDTAEINISNNIHLTKLNITRSQLTTIDISKNINLIEVLLSENQFTALDVSKNVNLVDLNCAKNKISTIDVSNLTALAQIDISENTLTQLDLSNNIQLTHLDVQNNKLTSIDLTANTNLRFVRLQNNKLTFVNIKNGNNTNISVFRSINNPNLKCIKVDNKTFSTKSNWGKDTTSRFSEECNPQTYIADTNFENYLEFKGLGNGENNDNSVDTDKIKNVTTLDISDENITDLTGIEAFVNLVTLDASSNSITKIDVSKNVKLEVLNIAQNPTKAIDVSKNTKLTNLNVSGNQLTTLNVTQNTALTVLDAKLNKLTTIDLSKNIALKELNISSNKLTSLNLSKLVNLERLDCFSSELPAIDISKNKKLYYADLSGNELENLDTYGNTALGRLRVEYNKLKYLDIQNNKNLVELNTSFNELIGLNLKNDKNNILFNINLKNNLNLTCVEVDNVNFSTNNWTKRDAQTTFSTDCAPVNDNCANAIPLTFGQPTPGDINSGNAKNNATCVTGTVIADVWFSIIVPQTKEFTIQGTAFGGKLKFAVYDNCTATNTLACGENIILTNLTASAKLYLKVWLEKTGSSKSANSKNGTFTITAQDTSVLSVDNFAELNNQFLMYPNPASSNFTISSENSKIENIEIYRRFHKTTHPLFLRGICCIL encoded by the coding sequence ATGAAAACAAAACTACTTATTGCATTATTGTTTGTGAGCATACAAATTATAAGTGCACAAAGCACAACATCAATTCCCGATGAAAATTTCGAGAAATTTCTTATCAAAAGAGGTATAGACTCAGATGGTACTGTAAATGGAAAAGTTTTAACATCCGATATAATTGATGTAACTTTTTTATCAATTGGAATTGTAGATAATGTAAGAGATTTAACAGGTTTAGGAAGTTTTACTGCACTTAAAGAACTTTACATTCAAGACAATTACTTGCCAAATTTAAATTTTACTGGAAACACAAATTTAAAAATACTTTCGTTAAGTGGTACAGATACAAAAAGTTTAAATATTAGCAACAATACAAAACTTACAGAATTAGGAATTTATGGAAGTTTAGACGATACTGCAGAGATAAATATTTCAAATAATATACACTTAACTAAGTTAAATATTACACGTTCTCAATTAACTACCATAGATATTTCTAAAAATATTAATTTAATAGAGGTGTTACTATCAGAGAATCAATTTACTGCTTTAGATGTTTCTAAAAATGTAAATTTAGTTGATTTGAATTGTGCAAAAAATAAGATTTCTACTATCGATGTTTCTAATTTAACAGCATTAGCACAAATAGATATTTCCGAGAATACGCTTACTCAGTTAGACCTTTCTAATAATATACAGCTTACGCATTTAGACGTTCAAAATAATAAATTAACCTCTATAGACTTAACTGCAAACACAAATTTAAGGTTTGTAAGATTACAAAACAATAAGTTAACTTTTGTAAATATTAAAAATGGAAACAACACAAATATTAGTGTTTTTAGAAGTATAAACAATCCTAATTTAAAATGCATTAAAGTAGATAATAAGACATTTAGTACTAAATCTAATTGGGGAAAAGATACAACCAGCAGATTTTCAGAAGAATGTAATCCACAAACCTATATTGCAGACACTAATTTCGAAAATTATTTAGAATTTAAAGGCTTAGGAAATGGAGAAAATAACGACAATTCTGTAGACACAGATAAAATTAAAAACGTAACAACCTTAGATATTAGTGACGAAAATATTACAGATTTAACAGGAATAGAAGCATTTGTAAACCTTGTTACTTTAGATGCAAGTTCCAATTCAATAACCAAGATAGATGTATCTAAGAATGTAAAATTAGAGGTGTTAAACATTGCTCAAAACCCAACAAAAGCAATAGATGTTAGTAAAAACACAAAACTAACCAACTTAAATGTTTCTGGAAATCAGTTAACAACTTTAAATGTAACCCAAAACACAGCATTAACGGTTTTAGATGCAAAATTAAATAAACTTACAACTATAGATTTAAGTAAAAATATTGCTTTAAAAGAGCTAAACATTAGTTCTAATAAGCTTACAAGTTTAAACCTTTCTAAGCTAGTAAATTTAGAAAGATTAGACTGTTTTAGTAGCGAACTTCCTGCAATCGATATTTCTAAAAACAAAAAATTATATTATGCAGATTTAAGTGGAAACGAATTAGAAAACTTAGATACGTATGGAAACACTGCTTTAGGAAGGCTTAGAGTAGAATATAATAAATTGAAATATTTAGACATCCAAAACAACAAAAATTTGGTCGAGTTAAACACTTCTTTTAACGAGTTAATTGGTTTGAATTTAAAAAATGACAAAAACAATATTTTATTTAATATCAATTTAAAAAACAATCTTAATTTAACTTGCGTAGAAGTAGATAATGTAAATTTTAGCACAAATAATTGGACCAAAAGAGATGCACAAACCACATTTTCTACAGATTGTGCTCCAGTGAATGACAATTGTGCCAATGCAATTCCATTAACATTTGGGCAACCAACCCCAGGAGATATTAATAGTGGAAATGCAAAGAATAACGCAACTTGTGTTACAGGAACTGTAATTGCAGATGTTTGGTTTTCTATAATTGTTCCGCAAACCAAAGAGTTTACCATTCAAGGAACAGCTTTTGGAGGCAAACTTAAATTTGCGGTTTACGATAATTGTACTGCAACAAATACTTTGGCTTGTGGCGAAAATATTATATTAACAAACCTTACAGCTAGTGCTAAATTGTATTTAAAAGTTTGGTTAGAAAAAACGGGAAGTAGTAAATCTGCAAATTCCAAAAACGGAACCTTTACAATAACAGCCCAAGACACCAGTGTTTTATCTGTAGATAATTTTGCGGAACTCAACAATCAGTTTTTGATGTATCCAAATCCAGCAAGTTCAAATTTTACGATTTCTTCGGAAAATTCTAAAATAGAAAACATAGAAATTTATAGGCGCTTTCATAAAACAACGCATCCCTTGTTTTTACGAGGGATTTGTTGTATTTTGTAG
- a CDS encoding transposase, producing MSEQSKGRNYLFSPKGRLGLMFLKHYANCSDRKLIEQLNSNLDYQFFCDIELGFERLTNYKIVSQIRCELAEKLDINSIEKILFNSWKNEIENPNQIVMDATCYESEVRYPSIQKLLWESVHWLYNQLRKTCSILGVKMIRSKYIKWKKRYQGFSKMRRKTKSKRISLTRGLLNLLSKFINFEKELSENHNIEFIALYYKRINTIQRIYKQQKDHFDTGEKIKDRIVSIQKDYIRPIVRGKEVKPVEFGAKVNKVQIDGISFIEHINFNAFHEGNRFIQTVQKAQGLTRKKVKIAGADKIYATNKNRKHCSSKNIETDFIPKGKKPKNHKEKKQLRAIIAKERATRLEGSFGKDKEYYHLRKIKAKTKKNEILWIFFGIHTGNALEIGRRKIAKTAQQVA from the coding sequence ATTTCTGAACAATCAAAAGGGAGAAACTATCTTTTTAGCCCTAAAGGAAGACTAGGTTTAATGTTTTTAAAACATTATGCTAATTGTTCAGATAGAAAATTGATTGAACAACTAAACTCGAATTTAGACTATCAATTTTTCTGTGATATAGAACTAGGTTTTGAACGTTTAACAAACTATAAAATAGTGAGCCAAATACGTTGTGAATTAGCAGAGAAACTCGATATTAATTCCATAGAAAAAATTCTATTCAACTCTTGGAAAAACGAAATTGAAAACCCCAATCAAATTGTAATGGATGCTACTTGTTATGAAAGTGAAGTTCGTTACCCTAGCATCCAAAAATTACTTTGGGAGTCGGTTCATTGGTTGTACAATCAATTACGTAAAACCTGCTCTATATTAGGGGTTAAAATGATTAGAAGTAAATATATCAAGTGGAAAAAGCGTTATCAAGGATTTAGTAAAATGCGAAGAAAAACCAAGTCGAAACGTATTTCATTAACCCGAGGTTTACTCAATCTGTTAAGTAAATTTATCAACTTTGAAAAAGAGTTGTCAGAAAATCACAATATTGAGTTTATAGCTTTGTATTATAAGCGAATAAATACAATTCAAAGGATTTACAAACAACAAAAAGATCATTTTGATACAGGAGAAAAAATCAAAGATAGAATTGTAAGCATTCAAAAGGATTATATTCGTCCTATTGTTCGAGGAAAGGAAGTAAAACCTGTTGAATTTGGAGCAAAAGTTAACAAAGTTCAAATTGATGGAATTAGCTTTATCGAACATATTAACTTTAATGCATTTCATGAAGGAAATCGTTTTATTCAAACAGTCCAAAAAGCACAAGGATTAACTCGAAAAAAAGTAAAAATAGCTGGAGCAGATAAAATTTATGCCACCAATAAAAATAGAAAACACTGTAGTTCTAAGAACATAGAAACAGACTTTATCCCCAAGGGAAAAAAGCCGAAAAATCATAAAGAAAAAAAGCAACTTAGAGCTATTATCGCAAAAGAAAGAGCTACAAGATTAGAAGGTTCTTTTGGAAAGGATAAAGAATATTATCACTTACGAAAAATAAAAGCCAAAACTAAAAAGAATGAAATTCTATGGATATTCTTTGGAATACACACAGGGAATGCTCTTGAAATTGGCCGAAGAAAAATAGCTAAAACAGCACAACAAGTAGCCTAA
- a CDS encoding T9SS type A sorting domain-containing protein: protein MCLYNFLGKKVFHKKVNNTSKIELNTSEFSKGIYLIKIKSANKITSKKLIIN from the coding sequence ATGTGCCTTTATAATTTTTTAGGAAAAAAGGTGTTCCATAAAAAAGTAAACAACACTTCTAAAATAGAGTTGAATACCTCCGAATTTTCAAAAGGAATTTATTTAATCAAAATAAAATCAGCAAATAAAATTACTTCAAAAAAATTAATAATTAATTAA